In Pongo abelii isolate AG06213 chromosome 15, NHGRI_mPonAbe1-v2.0_pri, whole genome shotgun sequence, a single window of DNA contains:
- the RNASE3 gene encoding eosinophil cationic protein, whose amino-acid sequence MVPKLFTSQIYLLLLLGLIGVGGSLHAKPRRFTRAQWFAIQHISLNPPQCTTAMQVINNYQRHCKNQNTFLRTTFANVVNVCGNPNITCPRNRTLHNCHRSRFQVPLLHCNLTNPGAQNISNCKYADRTERRFYVVACDNRDPRDSPQYPVVPVHLDTII is encoded by the coding sequence ATGGTTCCAAAACTGTTCACTTCCCAAATTTATCTGCTTCTTCTGTTGGGGCTTATTGGTGTGGGGGGCTCACTCCATGCCAAACCCCGACGGTTTACGAGGGCTCAGTGGTTTGCCATCCAGCACATCAGTCTGAACCCGCCTCAATGCACCACTGCAATGCAGGTAATTAACAATTATCAACGGCATTGCAAAAACCAAAATACTTTTCTTCGTACAACTTTTGCTAATGTAGTTAATGTTTGTGGTAACCCAAATATAACCTGTCCTCGTAACAGAACTCTCCACAATTGTCATCGGAGTAGATTCCAGGTGCCTTTACTCCACTGTAACCTCACAAATCCAGGTGCACAGAATATTTCAAACTGCAAGTATGCAGACAGAACAGAAAGGAGGTTCTATGTAGTTGCATGTGACAACAGAGATCCACGGGATTCTCCACAGTATCCTGTGGTTCCAGTTCACCTGGATACCATCATCTAA